The DNA segment CCACAACGCTTTGATATACGCCCGCCGCGAAGTAAGGATCGGCATCTGCCCAGGCTTGAGCCGTGGCTAACGAATCGAAATCCGCAACCACTAATGAGCCGCTAAAACCCGCATCGCCTGGGTTTTCGCTATCGATAGCGGGGTGTGGACCCGCAACCAGCAAACGACCTTCATCGGCCAGTTCCTGTAAGCGAGCTAAATG comes from the Shewanella mangrovisoli genome and includes:
- a CDS encoding YciI family protein: MWYMISAQDVENSLEKRLAARPAHLARLQELADEGRLLVAGPHPAIDSENPGDAGFSGSLVVADFDSLATAQAWADADPYFAAGVYQSVVVKPFKRVLP